One region of Triticum aestivum cultivar Chinese Spring chromosome 6B, IWGSC CS RefSeq v2.1, whole genome shotgun sequence genomic DNA includes:
- the LOC123136896 gene encoding plastidic ATP/ADP-transporter produces MESGLVASHRLRLPALPSAAHAHLLRHRRLAATPLRLPTTPTPLRQPAALPLRPCLRPPRAASVASPAPVPGDAPDNSRKFLGVDALTLKKIVPLGLMFFCILFNYTILRDTKDVLVVTAKGSSAEIIPFLKTWVNLPMAIGFMLLYSKLADVLSKEALFYTVIFPFIAFFGVFGYVLYPMRDAIHPTALADRLLASLGPSFLGPVAILRVWSFCLFYVMAELWGSVVISVLFWGFANQITTVEEAKEFYPLFGLGANVALIFSGRTVKYFSNMRQNLGPGVDGWAISLKGMMSIVVVLGFVIAGIYWGVNKYVIDKTSLPVERKKKNKPKLSMGESLKVLVSSRYVRDLATLVVAYGISINLVEVTWKSKLKAQFPSPNEYSSFMGDFSTATGIATFTMMLLGRLILRKFGWGVAATITPAVLLVTGVGFFSLLLFGEPLTPLLATFGMTPLLAAVFVGALQNIFSKSAKYSLFDPCKEMAYIPLDEDMKVKGKAAIDVVCNPLGKSGGALIQQFMILSFGSLANSTPYLGGILLVIVIAWLGAVRSLDSQFSPLAKQDLEREQQLKAEAVETTAQVVGTGNGSLQENVASQNSTNGTVIKQSQEPEITAPEKSGKQSQ; encoded by the exons ATGGAGTCCGGCCTCGTCGCAAGCCACCGCCTTCGCCTCCCGGCCCTCCCCTCCGCGGCCCATGCCcacctcctccgccaccgccgcctcgcggCCACGCCCCTCCGCCTCCCCACCACCCCGACCCCTCTCCGCCAGCCCGCCGCGCTCCCGCTCCGCCCGTGCCTCaggcctccccgcgccgcctccgtcgcctcccCCGCGCCGGTGCCCGGCGATGCGCCGGACAATTCCCGCAAGTTTCTCGGCGTGGACGCGCTCACGCTCAAGAAGATCGTGCCCCTGGGGCTCATGTTCTTCTGCATCCTCTTCAACTACACCATCCTGAGGGACACCAAGGACGTCCTCGTCGTCACCGCCAAGGGGAGCAGCGCCGAGATCATCCCCTTCCTCAAGACGTGGGTCAACCTCCCCATGGCCATCGGCTTCATGCTTCTCTACTCCAAGCTCGCCGACGTGCTCTCCAAGGAGGCGCTCTTCTACACCGTCATCTTCCCCTTCATCGCCTTCTTCGGCGTCTTCGGATACGTGCTCTACCCTATGCGCGACGCCATCCACCCCACCGCGCTCGCCGACCGCCTCCTCGCGTCGCTCGGCCCCAGCTTCCTGGGCCCCGTCGCCATCCTCCGCGTATGGAGTTTCTGCCTCTTCTACGTCATGGCGGAGCTCTGGGGCAGCGTTGTCATCTCCGTCCTGTTTTGGGGATTCGCCAATCAG ATTACTACGGTTGAAGAGGCTAAAGAGTTTTACCCACTCTTCGGGCTTGGGGCCAATGTGGCTCTCATCTTCTCTGGTCGCACGGTGAAATACTTCTCAAACATGAGGCAGAATTTGGGTCCAGGGGTGGACGGATGGGCTATTTCACTGAAGGGCATGATGAGCATAGTGGTTGTACTGGGTTTCGTCATTGCCGGTATCTATTGGGGGGTGAACAAGTATGTTATTGATAAAACATCTCTGCCGGTCGAACGGAAGAAAAAG AATAAGCCAAAGCTTAGCATGGGGGAGAGTTTGAAGGTGCTGGTATCATCTCGATATGTGAGGGATCTTGCCACACTGGTCGTTGCGTATGGTATAAGCATCAACCTTGTAGAGGTGACATGGAAATCGAAATTGAAGGCACAG TTCCCAAGTCCTAACGAGTATTCTTCATTCATGGGTGATTTCTCAACGGCTACTGGCATAGCTACGTTTACAATGATGTTGTTGGGGAGATTAATTCTTAGAAAATTCGGGTGGGGAGTTGCAGCTACAATCACCCCTGCAGTGTTGCTTGTCACTGGAGTTGGATTCTTCTCACTGCTTCTGTTTGGTGAGCCACTCACTCCTCTTCTAGCCACGTTTGGGATGACGCCTTTGCTTGCTGCGGTCTTCGTTGGGGCACTACAGAACATTTTCAGTAAGAGTGCAAAGTACAGTTTGTTCGATCCTTGCAAAGAAATGGCGTACATTCCTTTGGACGAGGACATGAAG GTCAAAGGTAAGGCAGCAATAGATGTGGTATGCAACCCATTGGGAAAATCTGGAGGTGCCCTGATCCAGCAGTTCATGATCTTGTCATTTGGGTCTCTTGCTAACTCAACGCCGTACCTTGGAGGAATATTGCTGGTGATTGTCATCGCGTGGTTGGGCGCCGTAAGGTCCCTCGACTCGCAGTTCTCTCCCCTGGCAAAGCAAGACCTGGAGAGGGAACAACAACTGAAAGCAGAGGCGGTAGAAACGACAGCTCAAGTCGTCGGGACAGGAAACGGCTCTCTTCAAGAAAATGTTGCCAGCCAGAACTCCACGAACGGTACAGTCATCAAACAATCGCAAGAACCCGAGATCACTGCCCCTGAAAAATCTGGCAAGCAGTCTCAATAA